Proteins from a single region of Streptomyces sp. Tu 3180:
- a CDS encoding RICIN domain-containing protein, whose protein sequence is MAVAGLGLTGAGTARAADPTAQVWVTTPDGARKLSAEGSVPFTGTPQSIDIRIDAGSRGQRFTGAGASVTGASAHLVQSLPQGTRDELMRSLFSTTGDGIGLTYLRQPLGSTDFDATDDPHTYEDTPGRFSIDRDRAEIIPVLKQATALNPSIRFMGSPWSPPAWMKTGNSLDGGALRPEHYGAYADYLVKAIRAYGQEGITLTDLTVQNEPEFATSYPSMSMTSAQQADFLKVLDPKLTAAGLPTGILAYDHNWDHPDYPLDVFSRTSGIDRVIGAAFHCYGGQADAQQRIVDAGKRVFFTECSGTDSADPATTFGDTLRWHAENLVVRNMRNGGETVITWNLALDRNGGPHQGHCADRCNGVVEIAGGEVTRNAEYYVLGHVTKFVKPGATRIGSTSQGAGGVRNVAFENPDGSRAAYVVNTSGSAQRFSLTDNGKSLAHTLPAGAVATFTWNGTPAGPIDPAAWYRVVNAGSGACLDAADWGTANGTALQQWSCGTGANQSWQFRPTGDGHHQVVNRHNGKAWDVDGGPGATADGTRVHLWEYVRGTNQQWRPESVGTGGRYRFVARHSGKCLTVDNASTADGARLSQQPCNGSDAQTFTLSG, encoded by the coding sequence ACCCCGCAGTCCATCGACATCCGCATCGACGCGGGCAGCAGGGGACAGCGGTTCACCGGCGCCGGGGCCTCCGTCACCGGCGCGTCCGCCCACCTCGTCCAGAGCCTGCCGCAGGGCACGCGCGACGAGCTGATGCGGTCGCTGTTCTCCACCACCGGGGACGGCATCGGCCTCACCTACCTGCGCCAGCCGCTCGGCAGCACCGACTTCGACGCCACGGACGACCCCCACACCTACGAGGACACCCCCGGCCGGTTCTCCATCGACCGGGACAGGGCCGAGATCATCCCCGTCCTCAAGCAGGCCACCGCCCTCAACCCCTCGATCCGCTTCATGGGTTCACCCTGGTCGCCGCCCGCGTGGATGAAGACCGGCAACTCCCTCGACGGGGGCGCTCTCAGGCCCGAGCACTACGGGGCGTACGCCGACTACCTGGTGAAGGCGATCAGGGCCTACGGGCAGGAGGGCATCACCCTCACCGACCTCACGGTGCAGAACGAGCCCGAGTTCGCCACCAGTTACCCGTCGATGTCGATGACCTCCGCCCAGCAGGCCGACTTCCTGAAGGTCCTCGACCCCAAGCTGACCGCGGCCGGACTGCCGACCGGCATCCTGGCCTACGACCACAACTGGGACCACCCGGACTACCCGCTCGACGTCTTCTCCCGCACCTCCGGCATCGACCGCGTCATCGGCGCCGCCTTCCACTGCTACGGCGGCCAGGCCGACGCCCAGCAGCGGATCGTCGACGCCGGCAAGCGGGTCTTCTTCACCGAGTGCTCCGGCACCGACAGCGCCGACCCCGCCACCACCTTCGGCGACACCCTGCGCTGGCACGCCGAGAACCTCGTCGTGCGGAACATGCGCAACGGCGGCGAGACCGTCATCACCTGGAACCTCGCCCTCGACCGGAACGGCGGCCCCCACCAGGGGCACTGCGCCGACCGCTGCAACGGCGTCGTCGAGATCGCCGGGGGCGAGGTCACGCGCAACGCCGAGTACTACGTGCTCGGTCACGTCACCAAGTTCGTCAAGCCCGGCGCCACCCGCATCGGCTCCACCAGCCAGGGGGCCGGAGGCGTCCGGAACGTCGCCTTCGAGAACCCCGACGGCTCCCGTGCCGCCTACGTCGTCAACACCTCCGGCAGCGCCCAGCGCTTCTCCCTCACCGACAACGGCAAGTCCCTCGCCCACACCCTGCCCGCCGGCGCCGTCGCCACCTTCACCTGGAACGGCACCCCGGCCGGCCCGATCGACCCCGCCGCCTGGTACCGGGTCGTCAACGCGGGCAGCGGGGCCTGCCTCGACGCCGCCGACTGGGGCACCGCGAACGGCACCGCGCTGCAGCAGTGGTCCTGCGGCACCGGCGCCAACCAGTCCTGGCAGTTCCGGCCCACCGGCGACGGCCACCACCAGGTCGTCAACCGCCACAACGGCAAGGCGTGGGACGTCGACGGCGGCCCCGGCGCCACCGCCGACGGCACCAGGGTGCACCTGTGGGAGTACGTGCGCGGCACCAACCAGCAGTGGCGCCCCGAGAGCGTCGGCACCGGCGGCCGGTACCGCTTCGTCGCCCGCCACAGCGGCAAGTGCCTGACCGTCGACAACGCCTCCACCGCCGACGGGGCCCGGCTGTCCCAGCAGCCCTGCAACGGATCGGACGCCCAGACGTTCACCCTGTCCGGCTGA
- a CDS encoding STAS domain-containing protein — protein sequence MKPLTITTSHVPAGLALEVTGDLDYTNAQRLRHAAQEAVLPPGRCLVVDLSELGFCDSSGITALIAVRNQAVAAGSEMILVAVPAGTRRLLRMTGLDQVFDMRDGPRSLTGP from the coding sequence ATGAAGCCCCTGACGATCACCACGTCGCACGTGCCCGCCGGCCTCGCCCTCGAGGTCACCGGCGACCTCGACTACACCAACGCGCAGCGGCTGCGCCACGCCGCGCAGGAGGCGGTGCTCCCGCCCGGCCGGTGCCTCGTGGTCGACCTGAGCGAACTGGGGTTCTGCGACTCGAGCGGCATCACGGCACTGATCGCCGTGCGTAACCAGGCCGTCGCGGCCGGGAGCGAGATGATCCTGGTGGCCGTGCCGGCCGGCACGAGGCGCCTGCTGCGCATGACCGGTCTGGACCAGGTGTTCGACATGCGCGACGGCCCGCGCTCCCTCACCGGCCCCTGA
- a CDS encoding alpha/beta hydrolase, translating into MSILRRNNVRVTGRASGRTVVLVHGFGCDQNMWRLVEPVLAENFRVVLFDYVGAGRSDLSAWREARYSSLDGYARDVVEVCEALDLRDAVLVGHSVSAMVGVLARAAAPERIGSLVMVCPSPCYIDEDGYRGGFSAQDIDELLESLESNYLGWSAAMAPVIMGNPDRPELGEELTNSFCATDPEIARVFARTTFLSDSRKDLRGVTAPTLILECAQDAIAPPEVGAYVHSAIPGSRLVTLDATGHCPQLSAPEATASAISAFVSDLTP; encoded by the coding sequence GTGAGCATCCTTCGCAGAAACAACGTCCGTGTCACCGGACGCGCCTCCGGCCGCACGGTCGTCCTGGTGCACGGGTTCGGCTGCGACCAGAACATGTGGCGCCTGGTCGAGCCCGTCCTGGCCGAGAACTTCCGGGTGGTGCTCTTCGACTACGTGGGTGCCGGCCGCTCCGACCTCTCGGCCTGGCGGGAGGCGCGTTACTCCTCCCTCGACGGCTACGCCCGCGACGTGGTGGAGGTCTGCGAGGCGCTGGACCTGCGGGACGCCGTCCTGGTCGGCCACTCCGTGAGCGCGATGGTCGGCGTGCTGGCCCGGGCCGCTGCCCCGGAACGGATCGGCTCCCTGGTCATGGTGTGCCCCTCCCCGTGCTACATCGACGAGGACGGGTACCGCGGCGGCTTCAGCGCGCAGGACATCGACGAGCTGCTGGAGTCGCTGGAGTCGAACTACCTGGGCTGGTCGGCGGCCATGGCCCCCGTCATCATGGGCAACCCGGACCGGCCCGAGCTGGGTGAGGAGCTCACCAACAGCTTCTGCGCCACCGACCCGGAGATCGCCCGGGTGTTCGCGCGCACCACGTTCCTGTCCGACAGCCGCAAGGACCTCCGGGGGGTGACCGCGCCCACGCTGATCCTGGAGTGCGCGCAGGACGCCATCGCGCCCCCGGAGGTCGGCGCGTACGTCCACTCCGCGATCCCCGGCAGCCGGCTGGTCACCCTCGACGCCACCGGTCACTGCCCCCAGCTCAGCGCCCCCGAGGCCACCGCCTCGGCGATCTCCGCCTTCGTGTCAGATCTCACCCCATGA
- a CDS encoding GNAT family N-acetyltransferase — protein MQGKRILVMRPDELGPDEHKAWRHLRIDSGAPQNPFLDPVFATAVGQVKPGARVAVLQQDGTPVGFFPYEKGRWGRGRAIGAGVSDSQGAVLHPGIRLDPRTLLAACGLSSWEFDNLEAGQHLFVPHAVEELASPVVDLDGGFAHYTDRLRASSPGFLKQTRAKERRLARQVGEVRYVHDARDPEALRALMRWKSAQYRRTGRRDRFAQEWITRLVDLLAHGDDPECRGLLSVLYAGGRPVAAHFGLRSPTVLSWWFPAYDRAYGKYSPGLVLHLRMLEAAAADGVRTVDLGSGPARYKDSLKTRELRVYAGAVVRPGPGGAAYRLGREPGRAVHRFVRGRPRLAGAARRVLAEAGRLRDR, from the coding sequence ATGCAGGGAAAGCGCATTCTCGTCATGCGGCCGGACGAACTGGGCCCGGACGAGCACAAGGCGTGGAGACATCTGCGCATCGACTCCGGCGCGCCGCAGAACCCGTTCCTGGACCCGGTGTTCGCCACGGCGGTGGGACAGGTCAAACCGGGTGCCCGGGTGGCCGTGCTGCAGCAGGACGGCACGCCGGTCGGTTTCTTCCCGTACGAGAAGGGGCGGTGGGGACGGGGCCGGGCCATCGGCGCGGGGGTCTCGGACAGTCAGGGCGCCGTCCTGCACCCCGGCATCCGGCTCGACCCGCGCACCCTGCTGGCGGCCTGCGGGCTCTCGTCCTGGGAGTTCGACAACCTGGAGGCCGGCCAGCACCTCTTCGTCCCGCACGCCGTCGAGGAACTCGCCAGCCCGGTGGTCGACCTCGACGGAGGGTTCGCGCACTACACCGACCGGCTGCGCGCGAGCTCACCCGGCTTCCTCAAACAGACCCGGGCCAAGGAACGCAGGCTCGCCAGGCAGGTGGGCGAGGTGCGGTACGTCCACGACGCCCGGGACCCGGAGGCGCTGCGCGCGCTGATGCGCTGGAAATCCGCCCAGTACCGGCGGACGGGCCGGCGGGACCGGTTCGCGCAGGAGTGGATCACGCGGCTGGTGGACCTGCTCGCGCACGGCGACGACCCCGAGTGCCGCGGACTGCTCTCCGTGCTGTACGCCGGCGGCCGCCCCGTGGCCGCCCACTTCGGGCTGCGCTCGCCCACGGTGCTGTCCTGGTGGTTCCCGGCGTACGACCGCGCCTACGGCAAGTACTCACCCGGACTGGTGCTGCACCTGCGGATGCTGGAGGCGGCTGCCGCCGACGGCGTCCGCACGGTCGACCTGGGCAGCGGACCGGCCCGTTACAAGGACTCGCTCAAGACCCGTGAGCTGCGGGTCTACGCGGGGGCCGTGGTGCGGCCGGGGCCGGGCGGGGCCGCGTACCGGCTGGGCCGGGAGCCGGGGAGGGCGGTCCACCGCTTCGTGCGCGGCCGTCCCCGGCTGGCCGGCGCGGCCAGGCGCGTCCTGGCGGAGGCGGGCCGGTTACGCGACCGCTGA
- a CDS encoding TetR/AcrR family transcriptional regulator yields the protein MAVSGRGPRERMVFSAAQLIRRDGVTSTGMREVAAHAGAPRGSLQHYFPGGKEQLVDEAVDWAGRYAARRVDRFLAALPEPTPAGLFAQMVRQWTDEYETAGFGGGCPVAAATVDRAESAPSTRKAASAAFAHWTGAVARALAGMGVPGERAEPLATLMISSLEGALLVARAERDVRALTTVSRELGPLLDAAVGDTGPR from the coding sequence ATGGCGGTGTCCGGACGAGGGCCGCGTGAGCGGATGGTCTTCAGCGCGGCCCAGCTGATCCGGCGCGACGGGGTCACCTCCACGGGGATGCGTGAGGTGGCCGCGCACGCGGGGGCGCCGCGCGGATCGCTCCAGCACTACTTCCCCGGCGGCAAGGAGCAGCTCGTCGACGAGGCGGTGGACTGGGCGGGCCGGTACGCGGCCCGGCGCGTCGACCGGTTCCTCGCCGCGCTGCCCGAACCGACGCCCGCCGGGCTGTTCGCGCAGATGGTCCGGCAGTGGACCGACGAGTACGAGACGGCGGGCTTCGGCGGCGGCTGCCCGGTCGCCGCCGCCACCGTGGACCGCGCAGAGTCCGCCCCGTCGACGCGGAAGGCCGCGTCCGCCGCCTTCGCCCACTGGACCGGCGCGGTGGCCCGTGCCCTGGCCGGCATGGGCGTCCCCGGGGAACGCGCCGAGCCGCTCGCCACGCTCATGATCAGTTCCCTGGAGGGGGCGCTCCTCGTGGCCCGCGCCGAGCGGGACGTCCGCGCCCTGACCACGGTGTCCCGTGAACTCGGCCCCCTCCTGGACGCGGCCGTGGGGGACACCGGCCCACGGTGA
- a CDS encoding NAD(P)-dependent oxidoreductase gives MYVGFIGLGVMGRPMALNLVRAGTPLVVWNRTPQRCAPLRDAGAEVAEGPAEVFERAGAVFLMLADEAATDAVLARGTPDFAARVAGRTVVHMGTTSPEYSAGLEAAVRAAGGAYAEAPVSGSRVPAEQGHLVAMLAGDAPAAASVRPLLAPMCRETFDCGPVPNALLMKLSVNLFLITQVTGLTEAFHFADRHGLDRRRFLDVLDAGPMASAVSRMKAPKLLARDFAVQAAAADVLKNNRLIAEAARRTGVASPLLDVCHTLFDETVTRGHGQEDMVAVLRALEARTDGARSGEPAGGEA, from the coding sequence GTGTACGTCGGCTTCATCGGGCTCGGGGTCATGGGCCGGCCCATGGCGCTCAACCTCGTCCGCGCCGGGACGCCCCTCGTCGTCTGGAACCGCACCCCGCAGCGGTGCGCACCCCTGCGCGACGCCGGAGCCGAGGTCGCCGAGGGCCCCGCCGAGGTCTTCGAACGGGCCGGCGCCGTGTTCCTCATGCTGGCCGACGAGGCGGCGACCGACGCGGTGCTGGCCCGCGGCACCCCGGACTTCGCCGCCCGCGTCGCCGGGCGCACCGTCGTCCACATGGGCACCACGTCGCCGGAGTACTCGGCCGGCCTGGAGGCCGCCGTCCGTGCCGCGGGCGGCGCGTACGCGGAGGCCCCCGTCTCCGGATCACGGGTCCCGGCGGAGCAGGGGCACCTGGTCGCCATGCTGGCGGGCGACGCCCCCGCTGCGGCGTCGGTGCGGCCCCTGCTCGCGCCGATGTGCCGCGAGACGTTCGACTGCGGCCCGGTGCCGAACGCCCTGCTGATGAAGCTCTCGGTGAACCTGTTCCTGATCACCCAGGTCACCGGGCTGACCGAGGCGTTCCACTTCGCCGACCGGCACGGCCTCGACCGCCGCCGCTTCCTCGACGTCCTGGACGCGGGCCCGATGGCCAGCGCCGTCTCGCGCATGAAGGCCCCCAAGCTGCTCGCCCGCGACTTCGCCGTCCAGGCCGCCGCCGCGGACGTGCTGAAGAACAACCGCCTGATCGCCGAGGCGGCCCGCAGGACGGGGGTGGCCTCCCCGCTCCTCGACGTCTGCCACACCCTCTTCGACGAGACCGTGACCCGGGGCCACGGCCAGGAGGACATGGTGGCCGTGCTGCGCGCGCTGGAGGCCAGGACCGACGGCGCGCGCTCCGGCGAGCCGGCGGGCGGAGAAGCCTGA
- a CDS encoding SpoIIE family protein phosphatase, which yields MSRGPGDSDSGRGIPGTDAAFSALLEDSAEELYESAPCGYLSTLMDGTIAKINATLLGWLGLSREEVVGRMRFSDLLTVGGRLYHETHFAPLLRMQGHLSGIALEMRTAAGPRLPVLVTSVVKTSDGGEPLLVRTTVFDATDRRAYEKELLRARRAADEARRQAEADRERLREALAVLQQSLLPAVLPDIPGMETACHYHTASDVQLGGDFYDLFPLDGDRFAFFLGDVCGKGPQAAALTSLARYTLRAAALHDPDPAANLRILNTTLLDRYTGDDPRYCTAVVGVLERAGGATHVHLASGGHPPALVLRGDGRVDHLSTRGGMLIGALPAAQFVSVRTTLHPGDTLLLYTDGLTEARVGEDRELYGDEALESFAADLAPAPPGRAVDALTALLRGFGDGLVDDTALLALGLPAHTDTGSETPA from the coding sequence ATGAGCCGCGGTCCAGGCGATTCCGACTCCGGCAGGGGCATACCGGGCACGGACGCGGCCTTCAGCGCGCTGCTGGAGGACTCCGCCGAGGAGCTGTACGAGTCGGCGCCGTGCGGCTACCTGTCCACGCTGATGGACGGCACCATCGCCAAGATCAACGCCACTCTGCTGGGCTGGCTCGGCCTGTCCCGCGAGGAGGTGGTGGGCCGGATGCGCTTCAGCGACCTGCTCACGGTCGGCGGCAGGCTCTACCACGAGACGCACTTCGCCCCGCTGCTGCGCATGCAGGGGCACCTGAGTGGCATCGCCCTGGAGATGAGGACCGCGGCGGGCCCCCGGCTTCCGGTGCTGGTCACCTCCGTCGTCAAGACGAGCGACGGCGGCGAGCCCCTGCTGGTCAGGACCACCGTCTTCGACGCCACCGACCGGCGCGCCTACGAGAAGGAGCTGCTGCGTGCCCGCCGCGCGGCCGACGAGGCCCGCCGGCAGGCCGAGGCCGACCGCGAGCGGCTGCGGGAGGCGCTGGCCGTGCTCCAGCAGAGCCTGCTGCCGGCCGTCCTGCCCGACATCCCCGGCATGGAGACCGCCTGCCACTACCACACCGCCTCCGACGTCCAGCTGGGCGGCGACTTCTACGACCTGTTCCCGCTCGACGGTGACCGGTTCGCCTTCTTCCTCGGCGACGTGTGCGGCAAGGGACCGCAGGCCGCCGCGCTCACCTCCCTCGCCCGCTACACCCTGCGCGCCGCCGCGCTCCACGACCCCGATCCCGCCGCCAACCTGCGCATCCTCAACACCACCCTGCTGGACCGGTACACCGGTGACGACCCGCGGTACTGCACCGCCGTGGTCGGGGTGCTGGAGCGTGCCGGGGGCGCGACCCACGTCCACCTGGCCTCCGGCGGCCACCCTCCCGCGCTCGTCCTGCGCGGGGACGGGCGGGTGGACCACCTCTCCACCCGGGGCGGCATGCTGATCGGCGCGCTGCCCGCGGCGCAGTTCGTCTCCGTCCGCACCACCCTGCACCCGGGTGACACGCTGCTGCTCTACACCGACGGCCTCACCGAGGCCCGTGTCGGCGAGGACCGGGAACTGTACGGTGACGAGGCCCTGGAGTCCTTCGCCGCCGATCTCGCCCCCGCCCCTCCCGGCCGTGCGGTCGACGCCCTGACAGCGCTGCTGCGGGGCTTCGGCGACGGACTCGTCGACGACACCGCCCTGCTCGCACTCGGCCTCCCCGCCCACACCGACACCGGATCCGAAACACCCGCATGA
- a CDS encoding DUF2269 domain-containing protein: MKLDRPARRALLAVHVVASASWLGLTLGLLALGTTANTSAPAAAVEASVRTMKLFADLLLLPVAFLTLLSGLVLSLGTPWGLARHRWVWTKFWLTLATTTATAFALRPGVDAAATAVAAGHPLPDGGDVLMGPVVSLSAYVFMTVLSILKPWGPTRRGRRLRAAARPPGTAEPARG, translated from the coding sequence GTGAAACTCGACCGCCCCGCACGCCGGGCCCTCCTCGCCGTCCACGTCGTCGCCTCCGCGAGCTGGCTCGGGCTCACCCTCGGGCTGCTCGCGCTCGGCACCACCGCGAACACCAGCGCACCCGCGGCCGCCGTGGAGGCGTCCGTCCGGACCATGAAGCTGTTCGCCGACCTGCTCCTGCTCCCGGTCGCCTTCCTGACGCTCCTCAGCGGCCTTGTGCTGTCGCTGGGCACGCCATGGGGACTGGCGAGGCACCGGTGGGTCTGGACGAAGTTCTGGCTGACCCTGGCCACGACCACCGCGACGGCGTTCGCGCTGCGGCCGGGGGTGGACGCGGCGGCCACGGCCGTGGCCGCCGGTCACCCCCTTCCCGACGGGGGCGACGTCCTGATGGGACCGGTCGTCTCCCTGTCCGCCTACGTCTTCATGACGGTGCTCTCGATCCTCAAGCCCTGGGGCCCGACCCGCCGCGGCCGCCGCCTGCGGGCCGCCGCCCGGCCGCCGGGGACCGCCGAACCGGCCCGCGGATGA
- the htpG gene encoding molecular chaperone HtpG, with translation MPTETFEFQVEARQLLQLMIHSVYSNKDVFLRELVSNASDALDKLRLEKLRDDSLDADVSDLHIELEIDRDARRLTVRDNGIGMSYDEVGQLIGTIANSGTAEFLRELRQAQDTAGAEGLIGQFGVGFYSAFMVADEVTLLTRRAGEQQGTRWTSRGEGTYTLERVDDAPQGTSVTLHLKPADPDNQLHDYTSAWKVKEIVKRYSDFITWPVRLVGEKDGDGEAAEPETLNSMKALWARSRDEVSEDEYHELYKHISHDWRDPLQTIQLQAEGTFEYQALLFLPSHAPHDLFTRDFKRGVQLYVKRVFIMDDCEALLPPYLRFVKGVVDAQDLSLNVSREILQQDRHIRMMQRRLTKKVLSSVKSMMTDDAERYATFWREFGTALKEGLVTDSDHRDAILAVASFSTTHGDEETVTLQQYVERMREGQEDIYYITGESRESIDNSPHMEAFRERGIEVLLLTDPVDEVWVDAVGEYEGKRLRSIAKGEIDLGAQGDEKAGEDREKQAEEYAGLLDWMRERLDEDVKEVRLSTRLTVSPACLVADSNDLTPALESMYRAMGQEVPRTKRILELNADHALVKGLNQAYREREDRSELTESAELLYTLAMVAEGGRPKDPARFVQLMADRLERTL, from the coding sequence ATGCCGACCGAAACGTTTGAGTTCCAGGTAGAGGCCCGTCAGCTGCTCCAGCTGATGATCCACTCGGTCTACTCGAACAAGGACGTCTTCCTCCGCGAACTCGTCTCCAACGCCTCCGACGCGCTGGACAAGCTGCGGCTGGAAAAGCTGCGGGACGACTCGCTCGACGCCGACGTCTCGGACCTGCACATCGAGCTCGAGATCGACCGGGACGCCCGCAGGCTCACCGTGCGGGACAACGGCATCGGGATGTCGTACGACGAGGTCGGGCAGCTCATCGGCACGATCGCCAACTCGGGCACGGCCGAGTTCCTGCGGGAGCTGCGCCAGGCGCAGGACACGGCGGGGGCGGAAGGGCTGATCGGCCAGTTCGGCGTCGGCTTCTACTCCGCCTTCATGGTCGCGGACGAGGTCACCCTGCTGACCCGGCGCGCGGGCGAGCAGCAGGGCACGCGCTGGACGTCGCGCGGCGAGGGGACGTACACCCTGGAGCGGGTCGACGACGCGCCGCAGGGCACGTCGGTCACGTTGCACCTCAAGCCGGCCGACCCCGACAACCAGCTCCACGACTACACCTCGGCGTGGAAGGTCAAGGAGATCGTCAAGCGCTACTCGGACTTCATCACCTGGCCCGTCCGGCTCGTCGGCGAGAAGGACGGCGACGGCGAGGCGGCCGAACCCGAGACGCTGAACTCGATGAAGGCGCTGTGGGCGCGCTCGCGCGACGAGGTGTCCGAGGACGAGTACCACGAGCTGTACAAGCACATCAGCCACGACTGGCGCGACCCGCTGCAGACCATCCAGCTCCAGGCCGAGGGCACCTTCGAGTACCAGGCCCTGCTGTTCCTCCCGTCGCACGCGCCGCACGACCTGTTCACGCGGGACTTCAAGCGCGGGGTGCAGCTGTACGTGAAGCGCGTGTTCATCATGGACGACTGCGAGGCGCTGCTGCCGCCGTACCTGCGCTTCGTGAAGGGCGTCGTCGACGCGCAGGACCTCTCGCTCAACGTGTCCCGCGAGATCCTCCAGCAGGACCGGCACATCCGCATGATGCAGCGCCGTCTGACGAAGAAGGTGCTGTCCTCGGTCAAGAGCATGATGACCGACGACGCCGAGCGGTACGCCACCTTCTGGCGGGAGTTCGGCACCGCGCTGAAGGAGGGGCTGGTCACCGACTCCGACCACCGCGACGCCATCCTCGCGGTGGCCTCGTTCTCCACCACGCACGGCGACGAGGAGACCGTCACGCTGCAGCAGTACGTGGAGCGGATGCGCGAGGGGCAGGAGGACATCTACTACATCACCGGCGAGTCCCGGGAGAGCATCGACAACTCCCCGCACATGGAGGCGTTCCGGGAGCGGGGCATCGAGGTGCTGCTGCTCACCGACCCCGTCGACGAGGTGTGGGTCGACGCCGTGGGCGAGTACGAGGGCAAGCGTCTGCGGTCGATCGCCAAGGGCGAGATCGACCTCGGCGCGCAGGGCGACGAGAAGGCCGGGGAGGACCGGGAGAAGCAGGCCGAGGAGTACGCCGGTCTGCTCGACTGGATGCGGGAGCGACTGGACGAGGACGTCAAGGAGGTGCGCCTGTCGACGCGCCTGACGGTGTCCCCCGCCTGTCTCGTCGCCGACTCGAACGACCTCACCCCGGCCCTGGAGAGCATGTACCGGGCCATGGGCCAGGAGGTGCCGCGCACCAAGCGCATCCTCGAACTCAACGCGGACCACGCCCTGGTGAAGGGCCTGAACCAGGCCTACCGGGAGCGCGAGGACCGCTCGGAGCTCACCGAGTCCGCCGAACTGCTGTACACCTTGGCCATGGTGGCGGAGGGCGGCCGGCCGAAGGACCCGGCGCGCTTCGTGCAGCTGATGGCGGACCGGCTGGAGCGCACCCTGTGA
- a CDS encoding glutamate--cysteine ligase — protein sequence MTVRIGAEEEFHVLDVESGRLVPRAGALLGRLGRAGFTHELQQSVVESNSGVHDTLDDLYADLAGARRRLDAAASSVGLAVVAAGTVPLARVTSRDVTADPRYRRMVDDYRRVADEQLICSAQIHVDVPDRDTAVRAMCLVSPWLPPLLALSASSPFWLGSDTGYASWRTMLWQRWPTAGPVGCYESATEYDAAVEELISSGVISDPGMLYHDVRPSAHQRTLELRICDACPRAETVVLVAGLFRALVRDALGRLERGEGSRCDGHHEWLRAATWRAARSGLEGQLVDPATRRAAPAPVVLHGLLNRLRPALEASGDWDTVRGLLEEALVTGSAAHRLRRTAQEEDLLASVDLMVAETRGGRPAPRSSGRRSRRPSARPAVSRTTHAYVRTPAAPGPTG from the coding sequence GTGACGGTGCGTATCGGAGCAGAGGAAGAATTTCACGTACTGGACGTGGAGAGCGGCCGGCTCGTGCCACGGGCCGGCGCGCTGCTCGGACGGCTCGGCAGAGCCGGCTTCACACACGAGCTGCAGCAGTCGGTGGTGGAGAGCAACAGCGGGGTCCACGACACCCTCGACGACCTCTACGCGGACCTGGCCGGGGCGAGGCGCCGGCTGGACGCGGCCGCCTCCTCCGTCGGACTGGCCGTCGTGGCCGCCGGCACCGTCCCGCTGGCCCGCGTCACCTCCCGGGACGTCACCGCGGACCCCCGCTACCGGCGCATGGTCGACGACTACCGCCGGGTCGCCGACGAACAGCTCATCTGCAGCGCGCAGATCCACGTCGACGTGCCCGACCGGGACACCGCCGTGCGCGCCATGTGCCTGGTCTCGCCCTGGCTGCCGCCGCTGCTCGCCCTGTCCGCCAGCTCACCGTTCTGGCTCGGCTCCGACACCGGCTACGCCAGCTGGCGCACCATGCTATGGCAGCGCTGGCCGACCGCGGGCCCCGTCGGCTGCTACGAGAGCGCCACCGAGTACGACGCCGCCGTGGAGGAGCTGATCAGCTCGGGCGTCATCAGCGACCCCGGGATGCTCTACCACGACGTCCGGCCCTCGGCCCACCAGCGCACCCTGGAACTGCGCATCTGCGACGCCTGCCCCCGCGCCGAGACCGTGGTGCTGGTCGCCGGGCTCTTCCGCGCGCTGGTGCGCGACGCCCTCGGCCGCCTGGAGCGCGGCGAGGGGTCCCGCTGCGACGGACACCACGAGTGGCTGCGCGCGGCCACCTGGCGCGCCGCGCGCTCGGGCCTCGAAGGACAGCTCGTCGACCCGGCGACCCGCCGCGCCGCCCCGGCCCCGGTGGTGCTGCACGGCCTGCTGAACCGGCTGCGTCCGGCCCTGGAGGCGTCCGGCGACTGGGACACCGTCCGCGGCCTGCTCGAGGAGGCCCTCGTCACGGGGAGCGCGGCGCACCGCCTGCGCCGGACGGCGCAGGAGGAGGACCTGCTCGCCAGCGTCGACCTGATGGTCGCCGAGACCCGCGGCGGCCGCCCCGCGCCCCGCAGCTCCGGCCGCCGCTCCCGGCGCCCCTCCGCCCGGCCGGCCGTCTCCCGCACCACCCACGCCTACGTCCGCACGCCCGCGGCGCCGGGTCCGACCGGCTGA